The region TCCGTGATCTTCTACTTGCTGAGCTCTACAGGATGACAAACTCTGATAGAAACACACAGAAGTCAGTTTACGTGATAAAATTAGTTTCTGATGAAATGCCCGCAGAAGAACTGTCTGTTAGGTCATTGTTTGCTATTTAGAaagtatgtttttttgttttaatttacatcctgatgatgagattgatgattATGTTCTCCCCAGCTAGTCTCTCTCTGTAGTTCATATGGAACTGTCAATCATCTGGTGATCTTTACTTTCAGATGTAGATGTTTAATagaataaaattgaataaaaactgTGGTCCCTGTAGCTCTCATCCATCACAGAAATGATTTTGCATATCCTGAGATTACCTTGTTGACCACATAATGCTGCTCATGTGGCATGTTATGCATATTTTCCTGCTATTATACTAGTGATCAGTTTTAGTCTTCATTATGCCCGTGTTATGAAAGCTTGTGCTCCATGTATTAATGCAAGATTTTACTTAAAGTGCACTATTTCTTTCACAGCGGTCATTAGCTACTGAGCTTCAGACCCTCTCAATGGAGCTACGAAAGAAACAATCAACATATTTGAAACGGCTCCGGCAGCAGAAAGAGGTATGATTTCTTTCCTGACGCCTTCATCCAGAATCAGAATGTGAATCTCGATCAAGTTTGTTTCAGTGAAATAATAAACTTCCTTATTGTGATGGGTAATGCCTTGGCATTCTTGTATAGGCCAAACTCTAATTTCCTGCCATTCTGTGTAGGGTTCTGATGGGGTTGACTTGGAAATGAACATAAATGGAAGCAAGTCGACAAGAGATGATGATTATGATATGGATGACATAGTAAGTGGGTTTCTCTTTTGAATATGACATAAGCTTCTATCCATATGGTTTTAGTGTCGTGGTTGGAATAGTAAACAAATATTCTGTGCTCAGTAAACTGGGCATAAAGCTGACATGCATGTATATGTAGCTTATAGGAATTTCTAGTAGGATCATATTCTCCATCGAAACATTTGGTACTAACTGTAGCATCATCAATGTCAGTCCAACAACAGTTCTAGAAGTCTTGATATTTGTCTTGTTGTATGAGTTGTATCAGAAGTTTCCTACTTTCCTATGACCTGAAGTGAGTTGTAAAAATGGTATCTTCGAATCTTTGAACCAATAGCTTGTAGAACTAACTAGGTACTTTTTCTGGGATAGCAGCAACGTTTAGAATCCCGACCTCAAGCTTGGTTACTGCTATTTTCAACCATTGGCTACTGCAACCTTCCAAACTCATTCACtggtttttttttatcaaggtTGATGCCTATATCATATTTCGGGTCTTTACATCAATAGGAAAATGAGTTTCCCTGCTTGCTTTTACAAGGTCCTGCTAGATGACTGCTTAAACATGGGCTGAGTTCGGATTTTTTTTACCTAGTGGACCTAATCAGACGTTTCTCATTGAAAGTGAGGATAAGAAAGATGACCTTTCCTAGATTAActttttccatttatttagaAATTTGTAATCATTTTAGAGTCTTTGATCACCTTCTGACTGTTGTTTCTTCACCCCCATACCGGCATACAATCTTCGAATTATGTCATGAGTGCATCATTAACCTCCATTTGGTTGCCAACATGATTATGTTTTAGGGATTCAGTGAACATCAAATGGCCAGACTAAAGAAAAGTGAAGCATTCACTGCAGAAAGGGAGAGAGAAATTCAACAGGTAATTTAGAAGATTTACGATTCTTGTATGCAAGCGCACTAGATGTTGCGTTTTTTATGGAATTTTTGTTGGTTTTAGGTGGTGGAATCTGTCAGTGAACTTGCTCAAATTATGAAGGATTTATCAGTTTTGGTCATCGATCAGGTTGGATGTTATATGCTTTTCTCAATCGCTACTAATATAGCAGATGTCAGTTTGATTTACTTTGCCTTCAAACAGGGGACCATTGTTGATAGGATCGATTACAATATAACAAATGTTGCAGCCTCAGTCGAAGATGGTTTGAAACAACTTCAGAAGGTCCAGTCTCTTTTTTCTGCAGCCTTTCATGCAAATATTCCATACTTAAATTTTGATAGGTCTTGAATTACCTGGCAATAAATTTTGTGCTGGAATGAAACGAAATTGCAGGCTGAGAGAAGTCAAAAACAAGGTGGCATGGTTATGTGCGCGACAATTCTTATTATTATGTGTTTGGTGATGCTAGTACTTTTAGTTTTGAAGGAGATTATCTTCTAAGCTATGATAAGCTGGTATGGTTATATGATTATACTCTCAAGCCAATGAGTCGGATTTCCAAGTTTTCCCAGTCACCGACTATCTTACTAAATGTCGAAAACAGTTACAGTTAATTCCTCCTCGTGGTTTCTTTCTTCCCTGTAGAATTTCCGGCATCATGTATAGTCTTGAGGATTCCATATTCATTCTTCCTTTTCCATCTTTTTGTGTTGGAGGATATTGTAGTTGTACACGAATGAACGCCTTTGTTTTAGCCCAAATCTTCTCTTGTAAGAGGACTCATTCTTCAACTTGGTAAAATACAATTAGTATTTGACATTCGACgccatatatatatgtattttagtgttatttatttatttactttgaattagtgttctttatttattttgaatacgATAGATTGGCATATGATTGAGTATTAGAAGTGTGAAATGGTTCAAATAAACTCAATTCATCATATCAGTGTTTATGAATCTGTTGATTCTCTCCCAATCGgttgaaccatatgtgcattaGTTTACTTCGCGAACAAGGTCTTTTGCTCAAGTCCAAGATGGCCCAATTGCACCAGAAAAAGAACAGAAGAAGCATCTTATTATTATTCCAACGGAGAGAATCACTTTCTACATGCATGCACTACATATAAAGGAAGATGGAAAGAAACTACTCAAAATGtgatatcaaaaaaaaaaaaaaaaaaaaactgagaATCATAGTCCATTTATGATAATTCAAAATCATGGAAAATATGAACATAAGCATTTATGATCAATGATGGCAAGCTAATGCACACATGCTGTGAGAAGGAACTGTAAGATAAACATTGAAAATGGCAAACAGAGAGAACGGGAGCAACAGAAGGAAAAAGAGGATGCAGAAAAGAATCCATATATCCCAGGGAGGGGGCGCCCTCtcctatttattaaatttaattttcaagtCAGACGTTATTCTCACCTTTTTATATGGGGGGTAAAAATGTAGGTACACAAGACCTAACTATAAATAGCAATAcaattgttgtgtttttttattagaTAAAGTTCCAAGTAGTAAACATTCCATAATTGTGTACgactactatttattttttttatattacatttttttaataatttgaattgattttaaataacTCAATAGATTCCATGAGCCCGACCAAACAATGAGCATTTGATATGTTTCTCCTTACCCCAACTAAATATAGCACGCATGTACAACATACGACAATAGCATCTCCAGTCATAAAATTACTTTGTAAAAACTGATTGTGTAAGAAGATAAGCCCTCTTCCACATGCTAGTTGAATATAACTGATAAAAACTCCAAATTTATACTTGTTGAATGTAATCCATAAACCATCACGCGACCTTGTGCAGACAAAATCGAATGTGCCATCTTCTCCCACTAGTCTCCTCAATGACCAAGAATGCATATGCACTTTTTATGCGTTCCAATAACTAGTTCGCCCGAGGAGCAGCCCATTCAACTCTTAGGATGAGATTGTCGTATCCATACCCATTAAGCTTGTTGATGGCCCTCTCTGCGTCTTCTCTGTTCACAAAATTGACAAAACCAAAACCTCTGCTTGTCCCAGTCTTCTGATCAATAGCAACATAAACTCGGCTCACTGAACCAAAAGGACGGAAAAGCTCAAGCAAGTCGGGCTCTCTTGTGTCTTCAGAAAGGTTGGTAACCCTGACTGAGTTTTCCTCATTTCTACGCCGCATGTCAGTACCGCGACTCTCAGGCACACCGCCTCTCATGCTAGGAGGAACGTAAGCGCCCTTTGTACCACCTGTTGCAGGATTAGTTTCAGTTGGCGGCTTATCAACAAAGGTCTCACTTGGTTGAGCAAGATCCTTGTAAGGACATCTAGAGGTCCAATGGTCACCCTTCTTCCCACAAGTCCTACATACCATGAGCACAGCACCTCCTTTACTCATTTGAGATAGAGGATCGCCAGATGACTTAGCTTCCTCTGATTTTGTACCTATTAGTCAATTCGTCAATTACATGAGTAAGAGTACACATAAAAGAACACAATAAAACTGAAATGAGAAACAAGAAAGTAGGACATAAATGCCACAACTCCCAAATACACGAGGGCTGGAAAATCTGTGGTCCACAGAAACCATTGCTTTATCAACGTCACAATGAAGCACTTTGTAGATCAAATACATTACAACATAAGGAAGTCATGTCTAGTGTTAAAATGACTGACAAATGATCGGTGACAGTCCTAGTGTGTAATCTCAAATGTAGATGTGAAAAGGTAATGACGGTATGAATGGGAAGAATGATGtcagaagaaagaaaacaatgCCACAAAAATCAGACTACTTTAATGCATAACATGCCAGTCTTCGGGTATAGCACATTTCTACATGTTAACAACAACAAAGACACATGACATAACTTTTTGGTGCACTGCGTCCATCAGAAGATTAATCTATGAACAACCACATAACAAATGTGACTATGTGAGATAGTAAAGAATGTAATCATGAGTTTAGACATGTCCAAACTGCTATGCCAACCACACAAGCAAACATCTTAAGGAAGAATGAGTCATCAAGCCAAGACGTTCTAATGATGGCCAGGATAAAATAAAGAATCCCTCAGTTAATCCGGCAACCCCAAGTAGATCACATTAAAAGACCCTGACTAAACCACCAATAAAAGAACACTTGtgtttaaagaaaataaaaaaaggtgaGCTTCCAAGGTTGACAAAGTACCGATGTCACTGGCTCAATCCCAACCTCGCAAAACGCTACAGTGCCAGTTAGATGAGCGAGCAGTATTGCATGAAAGCAATTTGAACCTCGCAGCCACTCAATTCTAATCTACTATCCATGTGATCCTCGAACAATTAAAGAAGAACTAGATGGAACTAAAATGTCataattcatctattttatgTCATACATAGGAAGTCAAAAACTTTATTAAGTGGATTGTGGTAATTCATAAATGGAGCAGAACAGAACTTCAAAATCTATAGATGCCACAGTCCAGTAGACAATGACATAGATCGATCTCAAAAATAATCAGATTATAACcaaaatagacaaaaaaaaagagagccATATTACTGGAAATTGCAATCAGGATCTACAAAATGACGACATTTTCTCTCCAAAATACAATACTAAACACCCAACAATCATGAACAGAAACGTATAGGCTATTTAATTATTGTATTAGTGGCCAGGAGTTGTAAAACGGCAGGTGTACAAATAAAACAGAGAGAATTGTTGTACCAGGAGCATG is a window of Salvia splendens isolate huo1 chromosome 3, SspV2, whole genome shotgun sequence DNA encoding:
- the LOC121795280 gene encoding syntaxin-43-like isoform X1, which translates into the protein MATRNRTILFRRYRDALKSVRAPVGSSSSGGRSVIELSTASLLNPNRSYTPLSTEDPGTSSRGTVAVGLPPAWVDVSEEIATNVQRVRGKMAELLKAHAKALMPSFGDGKEDQRQIEALTEEITDLLKKSEKRLQILSAGGPTEDSNIRKNVQRSLATELQTLSMELRKKQSTYLKRLRQQKEGSDGVDLEMNINGSKSTRDDDYDMDDIGFSEHQMARLKKSEAFTAEREREIQQVVESVSELAQIMKDLSVLVIDQGTIVDRIDYNITNVAASVEDGLKQLQKAERSQKQGGMVMCATILIIMCLVMLVLLVLKEIIF
- the LOC121795280 gene encoding syntaxin-43-like isoform X2, with translation MATRNRTILFRRYRDALKSVRAPVGSSSSGGRSVIELSTASLLNPNRSYTPLSTEDPGTSRGTVAVGLPPAWVDVSEEIATNVQRVRGKMAELLKAHAKALMPSFGDGKEDQRQIEALTEEITDLLKKSEKRLQILSAGGPTEDSNIRKNVQRSLATELQTLSMELRKKQSTYLKRLRQQKEGSDGVDLEMNINGSKSTRDDDYDMDDIGFSEHQMARLKKSEAFTAEREREIQQVVESVSELAQIMKDLSVLVIDQGTIVDRIDYNITNVAASVEDGLKQLQKAERSQKQGGMVMCATILIIMCLVMLVLLVLKEIIF
- the LOC121797206 gene encoding eukaryotic translation initiation factor 3 subunit G-like — protein: MVREEQPNKLRWGELDEDDGEDLDFLLPPKQVIGPDESGIKKVIEYKFTDDGNKVKVTTTTRIRKLANARLSKRAVERRSWPKFGDAVHEDVGSRLTMVSTEEILLERPHAPGTKSEEAKSSGDPLSQMSKGGAVLMVCRTCGKKGDHWTSRCPYKDLAQPSETFVDKPPTETNPATGGTKGAYVPPSMRGGVPESRGTDMRRRNEENSVRVTNLSEDTREPDLLELFRPFGSVSRVYVAIDQKTGTSRGFGFVNFVNREDAERAINKLNGYGYDNLILRVEWAAPRAN